A part of Gouania willdenowi chromosome 2, fGouWil2.1, whole genome shotgun sequence genomic DNA contains:
- the LOC114476931 gene encoding high affinity choline transporter 1-like yields MALNVPGLVAMILFYLLVLGIGVWASLKSKKMENSSEGNTVETAFLGNRGVSLLVGAFTMTATCVGGGFILGVAESVYDPSKGLVWALIPVQTAISFTIGGLFFAKPMREQKFVSMMDPFQRAYGKKLTAVLAVIPVVVEVIYVPGLLLALGATMSVILGLSFAVCVWMSAAVAIVYTMLGGLRSVAYTDVIQISLVMFSLWLCVPFVLLSGSYVDISKTALTHTFQEPWLGRLQQDDVGRWIDIFLIMTVGNMATQDFHQRTLSSSSTSTARGICFMAAGGVLVAGIPPVLVAAVAASTDWNSTSYGAPSPYERGEGAMIMPIVLQHFTPTFISALGVGALAAAVMSSADSFLLSASTVFTHNIYQAIRSKASDQELQWVIRLSIIIFGLVGTSMTHFEGGILVFWIVGSDLSFTIILPQMLCVLFTRVSNAYGAVAGYVVAVVMRLLCGEPLFGLPAVLTFPGMVPVKTVCMVVGLLSILTVSSLAQYLLDHVFTVKQRSVAAPVGSEAGDKEVSAPMLVINC; encoded by the exons ATGGCCCTGAACGTCCCCGGCCTCGTCGCCATGATCCTTTTCTACCTTCTGGTTCTGGGAATCGGTGTTTGGGCGTCACTGAAGTCTAAGAAGATGGAGAACAGCTCTGAGGGGAACACAGTGGAGACGGCGTTCCTGGGGAACCGTGGCGTTAGCCTGCTGGTGGGGGCGTTCACCATGACAG CGACCTGTGTTGGAGGCGGCTTCATCCTGGGGGTAGCGGAGTCGGTGTACGACCCTTCTAAAGGTCTGGTGTGGGCTCTGATTCCTGTGCAAACCGCCATCTCCTTCACCATCGGAGGATTGTTCTTCGCCAAACCCATGAGAGAGCAGAAGTTCGTCAGCATGATGGATCCGTTTCAGAGAGCGTACGGCAAAAAGCTCACCGCAGTGCTCGCGGTTATTCCTGTTGTGGTGGAAGTGATCTACGTACCTGGACTTCTGCTTGCCttag GAGCTACTATGAGTGTAATCCTGGGTCTGTCCTTTGCTGTGTGCGTGTGGATGTCGGCGGCCGTGGCCATTGTGTACACCATGCTGGGAGGACTCCGGTCCGTCGCCTACACTGACGTCATCCAGATCAGCCTGGTGATGTTCAGCCTG TGGTTATGCGTCCCCTTCGTTCTGCTCTCTGGAAGCTACGTTGACATCAGTAAAACAGCGTTGACCCACACCTTCCAGGAGCCGTGGCTGGGCCGGCTGCAGCAGGACGACGTCGGGAGATGGATTGATATCTTCCTCATCATG ACTGTGGGGAACATGGCCACCCAGGACTTCCATCAGAGGACGTTGTCCTCCAGCTCCACGTCCACCGCTAGAGGTATCTGCTTCATGGCCGCAGGGGGCGTCCTGGTCGCAGGCATCCCACCAGTACTGGTGGCAGCTGTCGCAGCTTCAACTG ACTGGAACTCCACCTCCTATGGAGCGCCCTCGCCCTATGAGCGTGGAGAAGGAGCCATGATTATGCCCATCGTCCTGCAGCATTTCACTCCGACTTTCATCTCGGCGCTCGGGGTCGGGGCCTTGGCGGCAGCTGTGATGTCATCCGCTGACTCGTTCCTTCTGTCTGCATCCACCGTCTTCACACACAACATCTATCAAGCTATCAGGAGTAAG GCCTCGGACCAGGAGCTGCAGTGGGTGATCCGTCTGTCCATCATCATCTTTGGACTCGTTGGGACATCTATGACTCACTTTGAAGGAGGAATCCTCGTGTTCTGGATAGTCGGTTCGGATCTGTCCTTTACCATCATCCTGCCTCAGATGCTGTGTGTCCTCTTCACACGGGTTTCTAACGCGTACGGCGCCGTGGCGGGATACGTGGTGGCAGTAGTGATGAGGTTGCTGTGCGGTGAGCCGCTCTTCGGCCTTCCTGCGGTTTTGACTTTTCCAGGCATGGTGCCTGTAAAGACGGTGTGTATGGTGGTCGGTTTACTGTCCATCCTGACGGTTTCCTCTTTGGCCCAGTACCTGCTTGACCACGTTTTCACAGTGAAGCAGCGAAGTGTAGCGGCACCAGTAGGAAGTGAAGCGGGTGACAAAGAAGTTTCAGCTCCCATGCTGGTGATCAActgttaa